The Vicia villosa cultivar HV-30 ecotype Madison, WI linkage group LG1, Vvil1.0, whole genome shotgun sequence genome includes a region encoding these proteins:
- the LOC131658434 gene encoding uncharacterized protein LOC131658434, with product MEDLEQENHEFRDEVTTLRVGVERLTALVESLVAARNQPSSPSSPRATQTQTEVQTTTICEVSTATMAPITGLSHYQMPNGYPGGMSYNFVPEGYHLVTGAAQTTPIMTVIPPPVHTVPQAEEPIYQVEPNERGEVYDDFQDQFQEMRKAIKALKGENSFGKNAYDMCLVPNVKIPAKFKVPDFEKYKGSSCPQSHLTMYCRKMATHTDDDKLLIHYFQDSLTGAALKWYMGLDSTHISSFDDLVEAFIRQYKYNVDMAPDRDQLRAMAQKEKESFKDAPTDFTEMVNMGMRLEEGVREGRLIMESGSLIGTKKYGNNFQKKWEDETIAFAIDGGESHNSRSYRSLAYQQAPFISYDQYPYVAAAQFKQPYRQPWASPPHNSSQNAPQNATQNQNRQRNQNKPQRNHQKEDRRIDPIPMTYAQLWPYLIESKAIAPRPTRPAKFPFPKEYNPNVKCDFHDGISGHSIEDCNVLKEKVQDLVDKKILSFKDIGPMP from the exons ATGGAAgaccttgaacaagagaatcatgAATTCCGTGATGAAGTAACTACTCTTCGAGTTGGGGTGGAAAGATTGACTGCTTTGGTGGAAAGCTTAGTGGCTGCTCGGAATCAACCATCATCTCCTTCATCTCCTCGTGCCACTCAAACACAAACTGAAGTCCAGACTACTACGATCTGCGAAGTTTCTACTGCTACTATGGCTCCTATCACTGGTCTCTCTCACTATCAGATGCCTAATGGCTACCCTGGGGGCATGTCTTACAACTTTGTGCCAGAGGGATACCATCTTGTTACTGGAGCTGCTCAAACTACTCCTATAATGACCGTGATTCCACCCCCGGTACATACCGTGCCACAAGCTGAGGAACCCATTTACCAAGTTGAGCCCAATGAAAGAGGTGAAGTTTATGATGATTTCCAAGATCAATTCCAAGAGATGCGAAAGGCGATTAAGGCCCTCAAAGGGGAGAAttcatttggaaagaatgcttatGATATGTGTCTTGTGCCAAATGTGAAAATACCTGCCAAGTTTAAAGTGCCTGATTTTGAAAAGTATAAAGGGAGTTCGTGTCCTCAgagccatttgaccatgtactgtAGAAAGATGGCCACTCATACTGATGATGATAAGTTATTGATCCACTATTTTCAAGATAGTCTAACTGGTGCTGCTTTGAAATGGTACATGGGATTGGATAGTACTCATATCAGTTCTTTTGATGACCTTGTAGAAGCGTTCattcgacaatacaagtataatgtcgacatggctcctgatagagacCAACTCCGAGCCATGGCACAAAAGGAGAAAgagtctttcaaaga TGCTCCAACcgacttcactgaaatggtgaaTATGGGAATGCGACTAGAGGAAGGCGTACGAGAAGGACGATTGATTATGGAATCTGGATCGTTGATTGGAACCAAGAAATATGGAAACAACTTTCAGAAGAAGTGGGAAGATGAAACTATTGCTTTTGCAATTGATGGTGGAGAGTCTCATAACTCACGTTCCTACCGATCCTTAGCTTATCAGCAAGCACCATTCATATCATACGATCAGTATCCATATGTTGCGGCCGCACAATTCAAGCAACCATACCGACAGCCTTGGGCATCTCCTCCTCATAATTCTTCACAAAATGCTCCTCAGAATGcaactcagaatcagaatcgtcAACGGAATCAGAATAAACCTCAAAGGAACCATCAGAAGGAGGATCGCCGCATTGAcccaattccaatgacctacgcTCAGCTATGGCCATATCTAATCGAGAGTAAAGCAATAGCTCCCAGACCAACCCGACCTGCAAAGTTTCCATTTCCCAAGGAATACAATCCAAATGTCAAGTGTGATTTTCACGATGGGATATCAGGTCACTCCATTGAAGATTGCAATGTCCTGAAGGAAAAAGTTCAAGATCTGGTTGACAAAAAGAtactctctttcaaggatattgGTCCTATGCCATGA